In Maledivibacter sp., a single genomic region encodes these proteins:
- the asnB gene encoding asparagine synthase (glutamine-hydrolyzing) produces the protein MCGIVGWLNVKKDISNEIGIIEHMADSLKNRGPDSYGIYKSPNALFGHRRLIVVDPDGGNQPMTRKLGDREYTIVYNGELYNTEEIRNKLKDKGHKFRSYSDTEVLLMAYIEWGENCLKHINGIFAFCIWDEKNKRGFLARDQLGVKPLFYTMNGDSLIFGSEIKSILRHPQVRPIIDETGLLEIFGLGPARSLGNAVFKNIREIPPAHSIIFDCNGIKKRNYWELRAEPHTEGLDDTIDHVRELVVDAIKRQLISDVPLCTFLSGGLDSSAISAVTAKVFKDKGKEKLNTFSVNYEDNKKYFLANEFQPNSDEYWITKVVDHIGSNHHEIIIDNSELANTLKEAVLARDIPGMADIDSSLYLFCKEVRKKAVVALSGECADEIFGGYPWFTASEDTESKTFPWSKSIAYRKRILGKDLKNLPLEEYVRAKYQETINQVPKLEGESPEDERMRELFYLNIKWFMVTLLNRKDRMSMANSLEVRVPYADYRIVEYAYNIPKHMKLCDGREKGILRRALKDILPNEVINRKKSPYPKTHNPKYTKEVQYVMTNILKDKSSPVLQLIDYKEVEDIVKTGGKTFKKPWFGQLMTGPQLIAYLIQLDNWMREYKVELL, from the coding sequence ATGTGTGGAATAGTAGGATGGTTGAATGTCAAGAAGGATATAAGTAATGAAATAGGAATCATTGAACACATGGCAGATAGTCTAAAAAATAGAGGACCAGATAGCTATGGTATATACAAATCACCAAATGCTTTATTTGGACATAGGCGATTGATTGTAGTTGATCCCGACGGCGGTAATCAGCCTATGACAAGAAAACTAGGTGATAGGGAATATACAATAGTTTATAATGGTGAACTATATAACACTGAGGAAATTAGAAATAAGCTTAAGGACAAGGGGCATAAATTTAGATCCTATTCAGATACTGAGGTACTGTTAATGGCATATATAGAATGGGGAGAAAATTGTTTAAAGCATATAAATGGAATCTTTGCTTTTTGTATATGGGATGAGAAGAATAAGAGAGGTTTTTTAGCAAGGGATCAGCTTGGAGTAAAGCCCTTATTCTATACGATGAATGGAGATTCTTTAATATTTGGTTCAGAGATAAAATCAATTTTGAGGCATCCCCAGGTGCGTCCTATAATCGATGAAACCGGTTTACTTGAAATATTTGGACTTGGACCAGCAAGATCATTGGGAAATGCAGTATTTAAGAATATAAGGGAAATACCTCCAGCCCATAGCATTATATTTGATTGTAATGGAATAAAGAAAAGGAATTACTGGGAGCTAAGGGCAGAACCTCATACAGAAGGTTTAGATGATACCATAGACCATGTGAGAGAACTCGTGGTAGATGCTATTAAAAGGCAATTGATATCTGATGTTCCCTTGTGTACCTTTTTATCCGGTGGACTAGATTCCAGTGCAATATCAGCAGTCACAGCAAAGGTATTTAAAGACAAAGGAAAAGAAAAGCTCAACACATTTTCCGTTAATTATGAGGACAACAAGAAATATTTTCTAGCAAATGAATTTCAGCCAAACTCCGATGAGTATTGGATAACAAAGGTAGTAGATCATATAGGAAGTAATCATCATGAGATTATCATAGATAATTCTGAACTTGCTAATACATTGAAAGAAGCGGTTTTAGCCAGGGATATACCTGGTATGGCAGACATTGATTCATCATTATATCTATTTTGTAAAGAAGTAAGAAAAAAAGCAGTAGTTGCTTTATCTGGCGAATGTGCCGACGAAATTTTTGGTGGGTATCCGTGGTTTACAGCTTCGGAGGATACAGAAAGCAAAACATTTCCTTGGTCGAAATCCATAGCCTATAGAAAAAGAATTTTAGGCAAGGACTTAAAGAACTTACCCCTCGAAGAATATGTAAGAGCCAAATATCAAGAGACAATAAACCAAGTTCCAAAGCTTGAAGGGGAATCACCAGAGGATGAAAGAATGAGAGAATTATTTTATTTAAATATCAAATGGTTTATGGTGACATTATTAAACAGAAAAGATCGTATGAGTATGGCAAATAGTCTTGAGGTCAGAGTTCCCTATGCGGATTATAGAATAGTAGAATATGCATATAATATTCCAAAGCATATGAAGTTATGCGATGGCAGAGAGAAGGGTATTCTAAGAAGAGCTTTAAAGGATATACTACCCAATGAAGTAATAAATAGGAAAAAGAGCCCATATCCTAAAACCCATAATCCAAAGTATACTAAAGAGGTACAATATGTAATGACAAATATTTTAAAGGATAAAAGTTCTCCCGTTTTACAATTGATTGACTATAAAGAAGTGGAAGATATAGTAAAAACTGGTGGGAAAACTTTTAAAAAGCCTTGGTTTGGGCAATTGATGACAGGGCCACAATTAATAGCCTATTTAATACAGTTAGATAATTGGATGAGAGAATACAAAGTAGAATTGCTATAA
- the cwlD gene encoding N-acetylmuramoyl-L-alanine amidase CwlD — MRVIILKRKWIIYFGILLAAIIIATLSIYKLSGVINVSCLPTSRKVIIIDPGHGGIDGGMVGTATGVYESKVNLDISLKLRTYLEESGSLVLMTRDEDIGLYTDNGTIRKKKNEDLRNRKKLFDESNADLVISIHSNSFQQSKYHGAQSFYNPNCEDSKQIAELIQEELIRVLDNTNTRKAKSKKDVYILKNIKVPTVIVECGFLSNPREERLLQDPDYQEKIAWSIYVGIIKYFDEYNNR, encoded by the coding sequence ATGAGGGTTATAATCTTAAAAAGGAAATGGATAATATACTTTGGAATACTATTAGCAGCTATTATAATTGCAACATTATCAATATATAAATTAAGTGGAGTTATCAATGTATCATGTTTGCCTACCTCTAGAAAGGTGATCATAATTGATCCCGGCCATGGGGGCATAGATGGGGGCATGGTAGGAACTGCTACAGGAGTATACGAGAGTAAAGTAAATCTAGATATCTCCCTGAAACTCAGAACATATCTAGAGGAAAGTGGTAGCTTAGTACTGATGACAAGGGATGAGGATATAGGTTTATATACGGATAATGGAACTATTAGAAAGAAGAAGAATGAAGACCTAAGAAATAGAAAAAAGCTTTTTGATGAAAGTAATGCAGACCTAGTAATAAGCATTCATTCAAATAGCTTCCAGCAGTCTAAGTATCATGGAGCCCAATCCTTTTATAATCCAAATTGTGAGGATAGTAAGCAGATAGCTGAACTCATTCAGGAAGAGTTGATAAGAGTATTAGATAATACAAATACAAGAAAAGCAAAGTCAAAAAAGGATGTGTATATATTAAAAAATATAAAAGTTCCTACTGTGATAGTGGAATGTGGATTTCTATCGAATCCAAGGGAAGAAAGATTATTACAAGACCCAGATTATCAAGAAAAAATTGCTTGGAGCATATACGTAGGGATTATAAAATATTTTGATGAATATAATAATAGGTAA
- a CDS encoding superoxide dismutase family protein: MKSRCPIAIAYIHGGPLAPTIEGTVVFREVIGGTMVYVNISGLPNYTPQRNTTPPIGPHGFHIHEFGNCDIGSQEEPFKAAGGHWNPTKQPHGNHAGDFPVLFSNRGKAIMCFFTDKFKPNDALGKSIIIHENPDDYRSQPSGDAGRRLACGVIKCFHTNTIYHSRE; encoded by the coding sequence ATGAAATCAAGATGTCCAATAGCCATTGCATATATTCACGGCGGTCCTCTAGCCCCTACTATCGAGGGTACAGTGGTATTTAGAGAAGTTATCGGTGGTACAATGGTATATGTAAATATATCTGGTCTTCCTAATTATACTCCTCAAAGAAATACAACCCCTCCTATTGGTCCCCACGGTTTTCATATTCATGAATTTGGAAACTGTGATATTGGTTCACAGGAAGAGCCATTTAAAGCTGCCGGTGGCCACTGGAACCCTACAAAGCAACCCCATGGTAATCATGCCGGTGATTTCCCCGTGTTATTTTCCAATAGGGGAAAAGCAATAATGTGTTTTTTTACTGATAAGTTCAAGCCCAATGATGCCCTAGGAAAATCTATTATTATTCATGAAAATCCCGATGATTATAGAAGCCAACCTTCGGGTGATGCTGGTAGGAGACTGGCATGTGGAGTTATAAAATGCTTTCATACTAATACTATATATCATTCAAGAGAATAA
- the rplM gene encoding 50S ribosomal protein L13, giving the protein MKSFVAKPHEVERKWYVVDAEGKTLGRLATQVATILRGKHKPTYTPHVDTGDFVIILNAEKVNLTGKKLDQKMYRWHTGYPGGLKERTYRDMINNKPEKVVMSAVKGMLPKNSLGRQMLKKLRVYRGSEHGHQAQKPEVLDI; this is encoded by the coding sequence ATGAAATCATTCGTAGCTAAACCCCACGAAGTAGAAAGAAAATGGTATGTAGTTGATGCTGAAGGTAAGACTTTAGGTAGACTTGCTACACAAGTTGCTACTATATTAAGAGGAAAACATAAGCCGACTTATACACCACATGTTGACACAGGTGATTTCGTAATAATTTTAAATGCAGAAAAGGTTAATTTAACTGGTAAAAAATTAGATCAAAAAATGTACAGATGGCACACTGGATATCCTGGTGGACTTAAGGAAAGAACATACAGAGATATGATAAATAACAAGCCTGAAAAAGTTGTTATGAGTGCTGTAAAAGGTATGCTTCCAAAGAACAGCTTAGGAAGACAAATGCTTAAGAAGTTAAGAGTATATAGAGGATCAGAACACGGGCATCAAGCTCAAAAGCCAGAAGTTCTTGATATATAA
- the truA gene encoding tRNA pseudouridine(38-40) synthase TruA yields MKNIKLTIAYDGTNYSGWQRQTNARTVQGQIERSIAKVMKKGITIHGSGRTDAGVHALGQVASFETDCSIPVDRISIALNSYLPDDIAIRRAEEMPSSFHARYSGKKKRYIYKIYNGRMRNPLCANYSYFYHKNVDMDKLVESSKYFIGEHDFKGFMSRGSSIKNTIRTIYDIDIRKEDKFIILEYTGNGFLYNMVRIITGTLLDVNIGKIDINKLEEVIQSKIRKKAGHKAPAQGLYLAEVIY; encoded by the coding sequence ATGAAAAATATTAAACTTACAATTGCCTATGATGGAACAAACTATAGTGGGTGGCAGAGGCAGACCAATGCTAGAACGGTTCAAGGGCAGATTGAAAGGTCAATTGCAAAGGTTATGAAGAAAGGGATTACCATACATGGTTCAGGTAGAACCGATGCAGGGGTACATGCATTAGGGCAGGTTGCAAGCTTTGAGACCGACTGTAGTATACCAGTGGATAGGATATCTATAGCACTCAATAGCTATTTACCAGATGATATAGCTATAAGAAGAGCAGAGGAAATGCCCAGCAGCTTTCATGCCAGATATTCCGGTAAGAAAAAAAGATATATATATAAGATATACAATGGTAGGATGAGAAATCCTTTATGTGCAAACTATTCATATTTTTATCACAAAAATGTAGATATGGATAAACTTGTAGAAAGCAGTAAATATTTCATAGGGGAGCATGACTTTAAGGGATTCATGTCCCGTGGTAGCAGTATAAAAAACACTATTAGAACAATCTATGACATAGATATACGAAAAGAAGATAAGTTTATCATATTAGAGTATACGGGAAATGGATTTTTATATAATATGGTAAGAATAATAACTGGAACACTACTCGATGTAAATATTGGCAAAATAGATATAAATAAGCTGGAGGAAGTAATACAATCGAAGATAAGAAAAAAAGCGGGACACAAAGCACCAGCCCAAGGATTATATTTAGCTGAGGTTATTTATTGA
- the rpsI gene encoding 30S ribosomal protein S9 — MAKVQYYGTGRRKKSIARVRLVPGNGKVTVNGRELDNYFDYETLKREVTRPLTMTETEAKFDVIAKVHGGGFTGQAGALRHGISRALLKADVELRPILKKAGFLTRDPRMKERKKYGLKAARRAPQFSKR, encoded by the coding sequence ATGGCTAAAGTACAATATTATGGTACAGGTAGAAGAAAAAAATCTATTGCTAGAGTAAGATTAGTACCTGGTAATGGAAAAGTAACTGTAAACGGTAGAGAATTAGATAATTACTTTGATTATGAAACTTTAAAGAGAGAAGTAACAAGACCTTTAACTATGACAGAAACAGAAGCTAAGTTTGATGTTATTGCTAAGGTTCATGGTGGTGGGTTTACTGGACAGGCAGGAGCCTTAAGACATGGTATATCTAGAGCTTTACTTAAAGCTGATGTAGAGCTTAGACCTATCCTTAAAAAAGCAGGATTCTTAACAAGGGATCCAAGAATGAAGGAAAGAAAGAAATACGGCTTAAAGGCAGCAAGAAGGGCTCCTCAGTTCTCAAAAAGATAG
- a CDS encoding methyl-accepting chemotaxis protein — MFKNLKISKKMILGFTVIIIATCFVSLYATKGMHTLQDLTVNMYEGPFTVTNAVNEAAINILKITNEMKSIALEDAVQIHFHVKKIERYDQIVHGNFKMIYDNIPKDESSGYKEIVDKAYNSYTEWEPIRNKFIELAKADNRVEALLLEKSKGSYQVGMINSSMNMLIEKAELTADDFYNSAISDSKLYINNIIITVVVVCIIAILLALFITRGITKSIKNITKKIDDILSNENNVIDLTQDIDMKTKDEIGQLSKGINWLIVKIKELVDSVGKDATLLSDSSNQISIIMEQANQGIESIAREINEMSTGLQNNASAVDNSVNGIDEMNGSSQIISHESEKAFDNSKSILESAKLGGKNIDEVVESIGMVKDSTENTNRIIGELKTSSGEIGDIVFFITAIAEQTNLLALNAAIEAARAGEHGKGFAVVADEVRKLAEDSKESAGKIRILINEIQTKVENADCTIKEGQALVETTVEKGIEVNSQFTNILGAIESMTQQIENISNLSKHQNDISLNMKTAMDGISKNTFNSASGVQQINAVLEEQMSSLEEIGASMEELNNMAGLLKQQTDKFKVDENSESKTLQVAERDESITSELDENYEPTIVEIDENDEYDKYEEHKELEVNENDELEELEINEDEYTEVLESDESDWAEALEINEKDGLEDLEVDEDDENDEDDECKTLE, encoded by the coding sequence ATGTTCAAAAACTTAAAAATATCAAAAAAAATGATATTAGGCTTTACTGTAATCATAATTGCAACGTGTTTTGTTAGTTTATATGCAACTAAGGGGATGCATACGCTACAGGATTTGACGGTTAATATGTATGAAGGCCCGTTTACAGTTACAAATGCTGTAAATGAAGCTGCTATAAACATATTAAAGATAACTAATGAGATGAAGTCCATAGCTTTGGAAGATGCAGTACAGATCCATTTTCATGTTAAAAAGATAGAGCGGTATGATCAAATAGTACATGGGAATTTTAAAATGATTTATGATAACATTCCCAAGGATGAGTCTTCGGGCTATAAAGAAATTGTTGATAAAGCATATAATTCTTATACGGAATGGGAACCAATAAGAAATAAATTTATAGAACTTGCTAAAGCAGATAATAGGGTTGAAGCGTTATTGTTAGAAAAAAGTAAAGGTTCCTATCAAGTGGGTATGATAAATAGCAGTATGAATATGTTGATAGAAAAAGCTGAATTAACAGCAGATGATTTTTATAACAGTGCTATAAGTGATAGTAAGCTTTATATAAATAATATTATTATCACAGTAGTAGTAGTATGCATCATAGCAATTTTGCTTGCCTTATTTATAACCAGAGGAATAACAAAATCAATTAAAAATATAACTAAAAAGATAGATGATATATTATCTAATGAAAACAATGTAATTGATTTAACACAGGATATAGATATGAAGACCAAAGACGAAATAGGACAATTATCAAAGGGGATAAATTGGCTTATAGTTAAGATAAAGGAATTGGTCGATTCTGTGGGAAAGGATGCAACTCTTTTATCTGATTCATCTAATCAGATTTCCATAATAATGGAACAAGCAAATCAAGGTATAGAAAGTATAGCTAGGGAAATAAATGAAATGTCCACTGGTCTTCAAAATAATGCTAGTGCTGTGGATAATTCCGTAAATGGTATTGATGAAATGAATGGAAGCTCCCAAATTATTTCCCATGAGTCGGAAAAGGCTTTCGACAATAGTAAAAGTATATTAGAATCTGCCAAGCTCGGTGGGAAAAACATAGATGAAGTAGTGGAGTCTATAGGTATGGTTAAGGATTCTACCGAAAATACTAATAGGATTATTGGAGAACTAAAAACTTCATCTGGAGAAATAGGAGATATAGTTTTCTTCATAACTGCTATTGCAGAACAAACCAATCTACTTGCCTTAAATGCTGCTATTGAAGCGGCCAGAGCTGGAGAACATGGAAAAGGATTTGCTGTAGTCGCAGATGAAGTTAGAAAATTAGCTGAAGATAGTAAAGAATCTGCTGGGAAGATCAGAATACTAATTAATGAGATTCAAACTAAGGTAGAAAATGCAGACTGTACTATAAAAGAAGGACAAGCCCTTGTTGAGACAACCGTTGAAAAGGGTATAGAAGTAAATAGTCAATTTACAAATATTCTTGGAGCCATAGAAAGTATGACCCAGCAAATTGAAAATATATCTAATTTATCCAAACATCAAAATGATATCTCTTTAAATATGAAAACCGCAATGGATGGAATATCTAAAAATACATTTAATAGTGCAAGTGGAGTACAGCAAATCAATGCAGTTTTAGAAGAACAAATGAGTTCATTAGAGGAAATAGGCGCGAGCATGGAAGAATTAAATAATATGGCCGGCCTTTTAAAGCAACAAACAGATAAATTTAAAGTAGATGAAAATAGTGAATCTAAAACTCTTCAAGTAGCTGAAAGAGATGAATCTATAACTTCAGAGTTAGATGAAAACTATGAACCTACAATCGTAGAAATAGATGAAAATGATGAATATGATAAATATGAAGAACATAAAGAATTAGAGGTAAATGAGAATGATGAGCTTGAAGAATTAGAAATAAATGAAGATGAGTATACTGAAGTTTTAGAGTCAGATGAAAGTGATTGGGCTGAAGCTTTAGAAATAAATGAGAAGGATGGACTTGAAGATTTAGAAGTAGATGAAGATGATGAAAATGATGAAGATGATGAATGTAAAACTTTAGAGTAG